Proteins found in one Streptomyces sp. NBC_00461 genomic segment:
- a CDS encoding SDR family NAD(P)-dependent oxidoreductase, which translates to MPLIPDSPRRRAPLPWLRRGTDPSGWRYADVPRLTGLTAVVTGGSSGVGLALAEQLAAREAHVVLVARGAGETESAARHLCRRATPGHVSAVPVDLADLDDIGTAAGRIGELTDGRVDILVNNAGVAALPATCTPSGFEAHFAVNHLGHYALTGHLMPALLAAPAPRVVTVSSVLHWLGRLDPVTPHRPARYHRWGAYFASKAANLLFTHGLDTWARAARAPLTAVSAHPGLVHTNLGSRALRESRRHTEARLLEHLQRRWHSPTEAALPLLRASTDPTAQAGDFFGPGGYLELSGPAVHVRAAPSTASAAAADRLWRLSQQLTGVAYPAAPPAPHKPEISTGT; encoded by the coding sequence ATGCCGTTGATTCCTGACTCCCCGCGCCGCCGCGCACCGTTGCCCTGGCTGCGGAGGGGAACCGACCCGTCGGGGTGGCGGTACGCAGACGTGCCGCGGCTCACCGGTCTCACCGCGGTCGTCACCGGCGGCAGCTCGGGCGTGGGACTCGCTCTCGCCGAACAACTGGCCGCGCGAGAGGCGCATGTGGTGCTCGTCGCACGCGGCGCAGGCGAAACCGAGTCCGCCGCCCGCCATCTGTGCCGCCGGGCCACCCCGGGGCACGTATCAGCGGTGCCGGTGGATCTCGCCGACCTCGACGACATCGGCACCGCAGCGGGCCGCATCGGGGAACTGACGGACGGCCGTGTCGACATCCTGGTCAACAACGCGGGCGTTGCCGCTCTGCCAGCGACGTGTACGCCCAGCGGGTTCGAGGCACATTTCGCGGTCAACCACCTCGGCCACTACGCCCTCACCGGCCACCTGATGCCTGCTCTGCTCGCCGCGCCCGCACCTCGGGTGGTCACGGTGTCCTCGGTCCTGCACTGGCTCGGCCGACTCGATCCTGTGACACCGCACCGGCCGGCCCGATACCACCGGTGGGGCGCCTACTTCGCCTCCAAAGCCGCCAACCTGCTCTTCACGCACGGCCTGGACACCTGGGCACGCGCTGCCCGAGCACCGCTGACGGCCGTGTCCGCTCACCCGGGTCTCGTGCACACCAACCTCGGCTCACGCGCCCTGCGAGAGTCACGCCGCCACACCGAGGCCCGCCTGCTGGAGCATCTGCAGCGCCGCTGGCACAGTCCCACCGAGGCCGCCCTGCCCCTGCTGAGAGCGTCCACCGACCCCACTGCGCAGGCAGGCGACTTCTTCGGGCCCGGTGGATACCTCGAGCTGTCGGGACCGGCCGTCCACGTCCGAGCCGCACCATCGACGGCATCCGCAGCAGCCGCCGATCGGCTCTGGCGGCTGTCGCAGCAGCTGACAGGCGTCGCATACCCCGCCGCCCCGCCCGCGCCACACAAGCCCGAGATCTCGACAGGGACATGA
- the uppS gene encoding polyprenyl diphosphate synthase: MPRLGEGAPAGAGEDADVRAAYRACRKIVREAHSAEYALLHLMPPQIRPACWALYAAFHTADGLIDTTEGTPAQRAEHLAAWTAALRTEADHGRSGDPVRRALVDTVRRWEIDLDDLQESLSALAADADGTAPATWHDWHARVKSQNTGWVGQFLRLLERCGVRVPVDLGQLAAVSGFLDGLYLTDTLADLADDVHGGTLTLPAEVLGRFPGAGSDLPERQFSPDVQALVAHLLQRARQCLADGHAELRHHLHPGADILLQSIVALFRARLDMAEKSGPAILQRPCEPDRLTRWRIMAPARLKAFLLWRLVPLHTPSAVRPQAAVPPQRTPGSRQPSATVTVPAMPVPAHPSGAHPPTIDRDRLPHHVAIIMDGNGRWANSRGLPRTAGHTAGVRVLRDMAMGALEIGLDHLSLYTFSTENWNRSADEVFHIFRVLGGELEDGWILRHDIRLRWIGDAQRVPCDLAAKIRDQEAATRHRTGLTLNLCLDYGGRTELARAGSAIARAARTGDLTHGDLTERDFARYLPYPEMPDVDLLWRTGGEQRLSNLLPWHATYAELHFTSELWPQVDRRDLWQVISDHMHRRRRYGAAPSPDAPPAWAAARTDTENA; the protein is encoded by the coding sequence TTGCCACGGCTGGGAGAAGGCGCGCCGGCCGGCGCGGGCGAGGACGCCGATGTCCGGGCGGCCTACCGCGCCTGCCGAAAAATCGTGCGCGAGGCACACTCGGCGGAGTACGCGCTCCTGCACCTGATGCCACCACAGATCCGGCCGGCCTGCTGGGCGCTGTACGCAGCCTTCCACACCGCTGACGGGCTGATCGACACCACCGAAGGAACCCCCGCTCAGCGGGCTGAGCACCTTGCCGCCTGGACGGCGGCCCTGCGCACCGAGGCAGATCATGGACGCAGCGGTGACCCGGTGCGCCGGGCGCTAGTGGACACGGTCCGGCGGTGGGAGATCGACCTGGACGATCTTCAGGAGTCGCTGTCCGCCCTGGCCGCGGACGCGGACGGCACCGCCCCGGCGACGTGGCACGACTGGCATGCGCGGGTGAAGTCACAGAACACCGGCTGGGTGGGACAGTTCCTGCGGCTCTTGGAGCGCTGCGGCGTCCGCGTTCCGGTGGATCTCGGGCAGCTGGCCGCGGTCTCCGGCTTCCTCGACGGCCTGTACCTCACCGACACCCTCGCCGACCTGGCCGACGACGTGCACGGCGGAACCCTGACCCTGCCGGCGGAAGTTCTCGGCCGATTCCCCGGCGCCGGCAGTGACCTGCCGGAGCGGCAGTTCAGCCCCGACGTCCAGGCGCTGGTCGCCCATCTCCTCCAACGGGCCCGTCAGTGCCTCGCCGATGGCCATGCGGAGTTGCGCCACCATCTGCACCCAGGTGCCGACATCCTGCTCCAGTCCATCGTCGCCTTATTCCGCGCCCGTCTGGACATGGCCGAGAAAAGCGGGCCCGCCATCCTGCAACGCCCCTGCGAGCCTGACCGGCTGACGCGATGGCGCATCATGGCCCCCGCGCGCTTGAAGGCGTTCCTGCTGTGGCGCCTGGTCCCGCTCCACACACCGTCGGCGGTCCGTCCCCAAGCCGCAGTGCCTCCACAGCGCACACCCGGATCCCGGCAGCCGTCCGCCACAGTCACCGTTCCAGCGATGCCCGTGCCCGCTCATCCCAGCGGGGCACACCCCCCGACCATCGACCGCGATCGTCTGCCCCACCACGTGGCGATCATCATGGACGGCAATGGCCGGTGGGCGAACAGCCGCGGCCTGCCGCGCACGGCGGGCCACACGGCCGGTGTCCGTGTGCTGCGCGACATGGCTATGGGAGCGCTGGAGATCGGACTTGACCACCTGTCCCTCTACACCTTCTCCACCGAGAACTGGAACCGCTCCGCCGACGAGGTCTTCCACATCTTCCGCGTACTCGGCGGCGAGTTGGAGGACGGCTGGATCCTGCGGCACGACATCCGGCTGCGCTGGATCGGCGACGCGCAGCGAGTCCCCTGCGACCTTGCCGCCAAGATTCGTGACCAAGAGGCGGCCACCCGTCACCGCACCGGACTGACGCTCAACCTCTGCCTGGACTACGGCGGTCGCACCGAACTCGCACGGGCCGGCAGCGCCATCGCCCGCGCCGCACGCACCGGTGACCTCACCCACGGTGACCTGACCGAGCGGGACTTTGCGCGTTACCTCCCCTACCCCGAGATGCCCGACGTCGATCTGCTGTGGCGCACCGGCGGCGAGCAGCGGCTGTCCAACCTTCTGCCCTGGCATGCCACTTATGCCGAACTGCACTTCACCTCCGAGCTCTGGCCGCAGGTGGACCGACGCGACCTCTGGCAGGTGATCAGCGACCACATGCACCGTCGCCGCCGCTACGGCGCAGCCCCCTCGCCCGACGCGCCGCCCGCCTGGGCCGCCGCCCGCACAGACACCGAGAACGCGTAG
- a CDS encoding nitroreductase family deazaflavin-dependent oxidoreductase, translating to MIHPWVTRVGRTRLFLALAPRLLPRLDVAGHRLTGGRLLPSRLLLPTVLLTTTGHRTGRPHTTPLCAHKYADGSWLIAATNFGRPHHPAWSTNLLHHPRGTVTHRDHQCAVEATLLPPSQHGAIRPELLRILPIYDHYAGRATHDIRIFRLSLAIGSP from the coding sequence ATGATCCACCCGTGGGTCACACGGGTGGGCCGTACGCGCCTTTTCCTCGCCCTGGCCCCCCGTCTGCTGCCTCGGCTCGATGTGGCCGGCCATCGCCTCACCGGCGGTCGGCTGCTGCCGAGCCGTCTTCTGCTGCCCACCGTGCTCCTGACCACTACCGGCCACCGCACCGGCCGGCCGCACACCACTCCCTTGTGCGCCCACAAGTACGCGGACGGCAGCTGGCTGATCGCCGCCACCAACTTCGGCCGCCCGCACCACCCGGCCTGGAGCACCAACCTGCTCCACCACCCCCGAGGTACCGTCACTCACCGGGATCACCAGTGCGCCGTCGAAGCCACTCTCCTCCCCCCGAGCCAGCACGGTGCCATCCGCCCGGAGCTCCTGCGCATCCTTCCGATCTACGACCACTACGCCGGCCGTGCCACACACGACATCCGCATCTTCCGGCTGAGCCTGGCCATCGGCAGTCCGTAG
- a CDS encoding IS5 family transposase (programmed frameshift), whose amino-acid sequence MRRHELTDQEWELLAPLIPRAATGRPRVEDRQVVNGMVYKIRTGISWRDLPERYGPWQTVYTRFRRYALDGVFTRALQQVQAQADAAGDIDWLVQIDSTIVRAHQHAAATGRKGGPHRPDETDDHALGRSRGGLTTKIHLACDGRARPLAILLTAGQRHDSLCARPLLERIRVPRTGLGRPRSKPDQVIADKAYSSRGFRAYLRKRGIVCTIPEKADQQRHRHNRGSRGGRPPAFDRQIYRRRNVVERCFNRLKGFRGIATRYDKTATSYEAAVSLASFLLWARSV is encoded by the exons ATACGTCGCCATGAACTCACCGATCAGGAGTGGGAGTTGCTCGCTCCGCTGATACCGCGGGCCGCGACGGGCCGGCCACGTGTGGAGGATCGGCAGGTCGTCAACGGGATGGTGTACAAGATCCGGACCGGGATCTCCTGGCGCGACCTGCCGGAACGCTACGGCCCATGGCAGACCGTCTACACCCGCTTCCGCCGCTATGCGCTGGACGGCGTGTTCACCCGGGCCCTGCAGCAGGTCCAGGCCCAGGCGGACGCGGCCGGCGACATCGACTGGCTCGTCCAGATCGACTCCACCATCGTCCGTGCCCACCAGCACGCCGCCGCCACCGGCCGAAAAGGGGGAC CCCACCGGCCGGACGAAACAGACGATCACGCCCTCGGCCGATCCCGAGGAGGCCTGACCACCAAAATCCATCTCGCTTGCGACGGCAGGGCTCGCCCGCTCGCGATCCTGCTGACGGCCGGCCAACGCCACGACAGCCTCTGCGCACGTCCCCTTCTGGAACGGATCCGTGTCCCGCGGACCGGACTTGGACGTCCCCGCTCCAAACCCGACCAGGTCATCGCCGACAAGGCCTACAGCTCCCGAGGATTCCGCGCCTACCTGCGCAAACGCGGCATCGTCTGCACCATCCCGGAGAAGGCCGACCAGCAGCGACACCGGCACAACCGCGGCAGTCGCGGCGGCCGGCCACCGGCATTCGACCGTCAAATCTATCGCCGCCGCAACGTAGTTGAGCGGTGCTTCAACCGCCTCAAGGGCTTCCGCGGCATCGCCACCAGGTACGACAAGACCGCCACCTCCTACGAGGCAGCCGTCAGTCTCGCGTCATTCCTACTCTGGGCAAGATCAGTTTGA
- a CDS encoding ABC transporter permease, with amino-acid sequence MRRHGRLLVTATCYAVAEHLRNRFAMVLVAGFIPTWTALAYLAVPNAPAELRLRATGQLLRPAGNQLSEITGALNAVSLIVGFMMFAAAFSGGHFDRRLVMAGYPRIHLVVAKMSALVLASGAVAVYAVAVTHFLWTPWQPVLLAAALFCAALTYGAIGVALGSLLRREVEGMFAIVMISVIDVYLQNPIASSGSDSPIVRLLPSYGAVQASTAAGFSDTALPGYLAVQLLWFTGAALIGLLAFQRRTRNTLSLSPRHPRRRLPEQTVRSCVEETEV; translated from the coding sequence ATGAGGCGCCATGGCCGGCTGTTGGTCACCGCCACGTGCTATGCCGTGGCCGAGCACCTGCGTAACCGGTTTGCCATGGTGCTGGTCGCCGGATTCATTCCCACGTGGACGGCTTTGGCTTACCTGGCCGTGCCCAATGCGCCGGCCGAGTTGCGTCTGAGGGCCACCGGGCAGCTTCTGCGGCCCGCCGGTAACCAGCTGTCCGAGATCACCGGCGCGCTTAACGCCGTCAGCCTCATCGTCGGGTTCATGATGTTCGCGGCCGCTTTCTCCGGCGGACATTTCGATCGCCGTCTGGTTATGGCCGGGTACCCGCGCATCCACCTAGTCGTCGCCAAGATGAGCGCTCTTGTTCTGGCATCGGGCGCCGTCGCCGTCTATGCCGTCGCCGTCACGCACTTCTTGTGGACGCCGTGGCAGCCGGTTCTCCTGGCTGCGGCCCTGTTCTGCGCCGCCTTGACCTACGGCGCCATCGGAGTCGCTCTCGGCTCCCTGCTGCGCCGAGAGGTCGAGGGCATGTTCGCCATCGTCATGATCAGCGTTATCGATGTATACCTGCAGAACCCCATCGCCAGCTCCGGGTCCGACAGCCCCATCGTGCGACTACTGCCCTCATACGGCGCCGTGCAGGCAAGTACCGCCGCCGGGTTCTCCGACACCGCGCTACCTGGCTATCTTGCTGTCCAGCTCCTGTGGTTCACCGGCGCCGCCCTGATCGGCCTCCTCGCCTTCCAGCGACGCACACGCAACACGTTGTCCCTCAGCCCCCGCCACCCTCGCCGGCGGCTGCCTGAGCAGACCGTCCGGAGCTGTGTGGAGGAGACAGAGGTCTGA